A DNA window from Arachis duranensis cultivar V14167 chromosome 3, aradu.V14167.gnm2.J7QH, whole genome shotgun sequence contains the following coding sequences:
- the LOC107477316 gene encoding uncharacterized protein LOC107477316, with protein MLVNGLLFSFCWFGADVMKVVASWTKVLCVDISQGCIPNHVDKAEASELGNKVLSSWSVIDIGTGNGLLLQELAKQGFSDLTGTDYSEGAITHQPCPKRC; from the exons ATGCTGGTTAATGGTTTATTGTTCAGTTTTTGTTG GTTTGGGGCTGATGTGATGAAAGTAGTTGCATCTTGGACAAAAGTCTTGTGCGTTGACATCTCTCAAGGCTGCATACCAAATCATGTTGACAAAGCTGAAGCTAGTGAATTAGGAAATAAAGTTTTGTCTAGTTGGAGTGTAATTGACATTGGGACAGGCAATGGTTTGCTTCTCCAAGAATTAGCTAAACAAGG GTTCTCTGATTTGACTGGTACGGATTATAGTGAAGGGGCCATCACTCATCAGCCTTGCCCAAAGCGTTGCTAA